Proteins encoded together in one Synechococcus sp. BL107 window:
- a CDS encoding DEAD/DEAH box helicase, with the protein MAGLADHTWRGRFSSSLESLLEGFYKPALMDAVRYWRVTGYFTSRSLLQVLEGVENLVAASPDGLGRGQMRLITGVFLSEADITALAAGTPSETVLTDHLSTHFPFEGVEPGGQGDAALGAELLAWLVSRGHLEIRVGLPLIDGHIVNDGAIFHAKEGVIEDKHGQRLGFSGSVNETPNGWTSNFETIQTFCSWKPGGVEAIDDLEAGFLRLWQNQDAGARTFTLPEAIRQQLAIYAPSEQALPRRLKPFLNDLPAPEPEPVVEIVPDIDERRRIVWSYVLQAAASDLPGAERVGEGTSAVTPWPHQQRAFQRLWQQWPPRLLIADEVGLGKTVQAGLLLRQAWLSGRARRMLVMAPASVLKQWQRELREKFGLDWPIYSGKSLDWQPTRFRPDGLSRPVDRSSWTAEPYVLVSSHLMRRRDRHKDLLEAEPYDLVVLDEAHHARTRRENSSSGGERLRPNTLMQLMQQLSQRTNGLLLLTATPMQVSELEVWDLLALLGMPPEWTEDAFERFFEWVEKENPDEATLAYLAGLWRSSVSAFGEAPDNAMPEELRRTPLRKRKALRALNDRDPLSRRNLSVEIRQASLALAKRWTPVQGLISRHSRNLLRAYKQQGSMDLAIGTRHVDDRFLESTPQERALYDAVEGFISSQYAQATGQKKSAVGFVMTIYRRRLASSVAALVSTLEKRLAGQQQQLEEDAAAAEDDDISDEQSFDLEGMQSAFQEPSLQGELEAIGVLLDQAKPLVGHDSKGAEFLKAIEQMQDQGYKQVIVFSQYTDTVDALKELLISAERTSLMAFTGRGGEILQKGGVWKALNREATKRGFKEGNAEILLCTDAAAEGLNFQFCGALINYDMPWNPMRVEQRIGRIDRIGQTHEQMQIVNLHLDGTVEADVYRALKGRIAMFEQVVGKLQPILAKASSSISQATLVGRDQREKARASAVAAVEQESEIKGLDLDDVLQDLDAIHEVVNSLQPSPLTLADLEAILRQPSLLPPGCSSRPIGAYDFAWTQPGLDEEMRVTCNASYYEDNSDSCELWVPGSPLFPTKAMEELATGETSMSREEFLQTISAASNHST; encoded by the coding sequence ATGGCCGGCCTTGCCGATCACACCTGGAGAGGGCGTTTCAGCAGCTCCCTGGAGAGTCTGCTGGAGGGCTTCTACAAACCGGCCCTGATGGATGCCGTCCGCTACTGGCGCGTCACCGGCTACTTCACCAGCCGCTCCCTGCTTCAGGTACTGGAGGGGGTAGAAAACCTGGTGGCTGCGTCACCTGATGGCCTGGGCCGCGGCCAGATGCGGTTGATCACCGGCGTGTTCCTAAGCGAAGCCGACATCACCGCTCTGGCAGCCGGAACTCCCTCTGAAACTGTTCTCACCGATCACCTCTCAACCCACTTCCCCTTCGAAGGTGTTGAGCCGGGTGGCCAAGGTGACGCCGCTCTCGGGGCCGAGCTCCTGGCGTGGCTGGTGAGCCGGGGCCACCTGGAGATCCGCGTAGGGCTGCCCCTCATCGACGGGCACATCGTCAATGACGGCGCCATCTTCCACGCCAAGGAGGGCGTGATCGAAGACAAGCACGGGCAGCGTTTGGGATTCAGCGGCAGCGTCAACGAAACCCCCAACGGCTGGACCAGCAACTTCGAAACCATCCAGACCTTCTGCTCCTGGAAGCCCGGTGGTGTCGAGGCCATTGATGATCTGGAGGCCGGCTTTCTGCGGCTCTGGCAAAACCAGGACGCCGGCGCCCGAACCTTCACCCTCCCTGAGGCAATCCGCCAGCAACTGGCCATTTATGCGCCGTCCGAGCAGGCACTGCCCCGTCGCCTTAAACCTTTCCTCAACGATCTGCCAGCACCAGAGCCAGAGCCCGTCGTTGAGATCGTTCCCGACATCGATGAACGGCGCCGCATCGTGTGGAGCTACGTGCTCCAGGCCGCCGCTAGCGATCTGCCTGGAGCCGAACGGGTCGGTGAAGGCACCAGTGCTGTCACTCCTTGGCCCCACCAACAGCGCGCTTTCCAGCGCCTCTGGCAGCAGTGGCCGCCCAGGCTGCTGATCGCGGATGAGGTGGGCCTCGGCAAAACGGTCCAGGCCGGCCTGTTACTCCGCCAGGCCTGGTTGAGCGGCCGTGCCCGCCGCATGCTGGTGATGGCGCCTGCGTCGGTGCTCAAGCAGTGGCAGCGGGAACTGCGCGAGAAGTTTGGCCTCGACTGGCCCATCTACAGCGGCAAGTCACTCGACTGGCAACCCACCCGTTTCCGTCCCGATGGGCTCTCTCGGCCGGTAGACCGGAGCAGTTGGACAGCAGAGCCCTACGTGCTGGTCTCCAGCCACCTGATGCGGCGGCGCGACCGCCACAAAGATCTGCTGGAAGCCGAGCCCTACGACCTGGTGGTGCTCGATGAGGCCCACCACGCCCGCACCCGTCGGGAGAACAGCAGCAGCGGTGGCGAGCGCCTCCGCCCCAACACCCTGATGCAGCTCATGCAGCAGCTGAGCCAGCGCACCAATGGCTTGCTGCTGCTCACCGCTACGCCCATGCAGGTGAGTGAGCTGGAAGTGTGGGACCTGCTCGCCCTGCTGGGCATGCCCCCCGAGTGGACCGAAGACGCCTTCGAGAGGTTCTTCGAGTGGGTGGAAAAGGAGAACCCGGATGAGGCCACACTTGCCTACCTGGCTGGGTTGTGGCGCAGCAGTGTGTCGGCGTTTGGCGAGGCACCGGACAATGCCATGCCGGAAGAGCTGCGTAGGACGCCGCTGCGCAAACGCAAGGCCCTGCGCGCCCTCAATGACAGGGACCCCCTCTCCCGCCGCAATCTCAGTGTCGAGATCCGCCAGGCCTCCCTTGCCCTGGCGAAACGCTGGACTCCTGTGCAGGGGCTGATCTCCCGCCACAGCCGCAACCTGCTGCGGGCCTACAAGCAGCAGGGATCGATGGATCTGGCCATCGGAACTCGCCACGTGGACGACCGCTTCCTGGAGAGCACGCCGCAGGAGCGTGCGTTGTACGACGCTGTGGAGGGCTTCATCTCCAGTCAGTACGCCCAGGCAACCGGCCAGAAGAAATCGGCAGTGGGCTTCGTGATGACGATCTACCGGCGCCGCCTCGCCAGCAGCGTGGCCGCCCTGGTCTCCACCTTGGAGAAGCGCCTGGCTGGCCAGCAGCAACAGCTGGAGGAAGACGCGGCTGCCGCAGAAGACGACGACATCAGCGACGAGCAGTCCTTCGACCTGGAGGGCATGCAGAGCGCCTTCCAGGAGCCCTCGCTCCAAGGGGAACTCGAAGCCATCGGGGTGCTGCTCGATCAGGCCAAGCCCCTGGTCGGCCACGACAGCAAGGGGGCCGAGTTCCTCAAGGCCATCGAGCAAATGCAGGACCAGGGCTACAAACAGGTGATCGTCTTCTCCCAGTACACCGACACCGTCGATGCCCTCAAGGAGCTGCTGATCAGCGCAGAGCGCACCAGCCTGATGGCCTTTACCGGTCGCGGCGGAGAGATCCTGCAGAAGGGCGGGGTCTGGAAAGCCCTGAACCGCGAGGCCACCAAACGGGGCTTCAAGGAAGGCAATGCCGAGATCCTGCTCTGCACCGATGCAGCAGCCGAAGGCCTGAACTTCCAGTTCTGCGGTGCCCTGATCAACTACGACATGCCGTGGAACCCCATGCGTGTGGAGCAGCGCATCGGCCGTATCGACCGCATCGGCCAGACCCATGAACAGATGCAGATCGTCAACCTGCATCTCGATGGAACTGTGGAAGCCGATGTTTATCGGGCGCTGAAAGGCCGGATTGCGATGTTCGAGCAGGTTGTGGGCAAGCTGCAGCCGATCCTGGCCAAGGCCTCCAGCTCCATCTCCCAGGCCACCCTCGTCGGCCGTGATCAGCGGGAGAAGGCGAGGGCATCAGCGGTGGCAGCTGTGGAGCAGGAGTCCGAGATCAAGGGCCTCGATCTTGATGATGTCCTTCAGGACCTTGATGCCATCCATGAAGTGGTGAACAGCCTGCAGCCTTCACCGCTCACCCTGGCTGATCTCGAAGCGATCCTCAGACAGCCGTCGCTGCTGCCACCGGGATGCAGCTCTCGACCGATCGGTGCCTACGACTTCGCCTGGACCCAACCCGGCCTCGATGAGGAAATGCGCGTGACCTGCAATGCCTCCTATTACGAGGACAACAGCGACAGCTGCGAGCTATGGGTGCCGGGGAGTCCGTTGTTTCCAACAAAGGCTATGGAAGAGCTCGCGACAGGGGAAACATCAATGAGCAGAGAAGAGTTCTTGCAAACAATTTCAGCAGCTTCAAATCACTCGACGTAA
- a CDS encoding DUF1156 domain-containing protein has protein sequence MTKRLIEEWLPIAEIGIEGVRERTPMTPFPAPNRLHVWWARRPLVASRAAVLASLLPADADRSTFMHMLGIHGDPVAAKKRIAKATREGVRLGANAYGYSRAFSHTPSEKELFWLQEEAQKLGISRPTVLDPTAGGGAIPFEALRLGCTTFANDINPVAVLVEKATFEWPAKFGPALVDEVKRLGNELSSRVRERLSWAFPPEPSADCRPDGFLWARTIHCPYCAGRVPLSPNWKLAPNGTGVKVVPQLGDGPGDASRHCSFVIVGSAGEQSDGTVKGGDSTCPYPDCGRVIDASQIQAQAQAGDMGEQLYAVVFKHKLPTQYTKTGKPKKDKWERGYRAPLPEDDNSAAIEAAMAEKLPEWEALDCIPSEEIPPGHKTGDHGDSVGTDLPLKRGDTHWSKMFSRRQLLCHGTSVEIFRALLNEESAKPGGLTETARSAFGCIALALDKLRDYNSRMTRWHRSREVMVNTFDSHDFGFKWSYAEMAPLIVGLGYDWAFGQVAKCIGELTDLISPDNGSVADAGPLFSASTATAQPSSTAPVVISCGSGDSLDHLDDGTVDAVVMDPPYYDNVMYAELSDFFYVWLKRTAGLLYPELFMAPLTDKDNEAVANPALHKGKKGAKALAGLDYQQKMAEIFAECRRVLKDDGVMTLMFTHKATGAWDALTKGLIDAGFAITASWPINTEAEGSLHIKDKSAANSTIFLVCRPRPDQKLEDGVQYWEDLEPRVKAAVRQRIEQFQAGGIRGVDLYLSCFGPALEEFSLHWPIKRGQPKPIEEKTKKRGRAQLTLDELLKEDDPYAVTPEDALDAARREVKAWRMEKLTSGSRRAQLDPLTEWFVLAWDAFEAPQFPFDEALRLARVVGLDLDKDVVGVLAEKKTSNLILWDSSTRATKGKLGSPDGTRSWIDAIHHCAHRARSIDLNAAKQLLDDNGLANSADFLTALEAVLEVLPLSARYTGFDPVKAAAPAASDFEALENLRRLALAEEVPAPKQLEMVLAELAEV, from the coding sequence ATGACCAAACGTCTGATCGAAGAGTGGTTGCCAATTGCCGAAATCGGCATCGAAGGCGTGCGTGAACGGACGCCGATGACGCCCTTCCCGGCGCCGAACCGCTTGCATGTGTGGTGGGCGCGGCGTCCGCTGGTGGCTTCACGGGCTGCGGTGTTGGCGTCATTACTGCCGGCCGATGCTGATCGAAGCACGTTCATGCACATGCTCGGGATCCATGGGGATCCGGTGGCGGCGAAGAAGCGGATCGCCAAAGCAACGCGTGAAGGTGTCCGTCTCGGTGCCAACGCCTACGGCTATAGCCGTGCGTTCAGTCACACACCCAGCGAGAAGGAGCTGTTCTGGCTTCAAGAGGAAGCCCAGAAGCTCGGCATTTCTCGGCCAACCGTGCTCGATCCCACTGCAGGTGGCGGGGCGATCCCGTTCGAGGCCCTGCGCCTGGGCTGCACCACCTTCGCCAACGACATCAACCCCGTGGCGGTGCTTGTGGAGAAGGCCACCTTCGAGTGGCCGGCGAAGTTCGGCCCTGCCTTGGTCGATGAGGTGAAGCGGCTGGGCAATGAACTCTCCAGCCGCGTGCGCGAGCGCCTGAGCTGGGCTTTCCCACCGGAACCCTCAGCAGATTGCCGGCCTGATGGCTTCCTCTGGGCCCGCACCATCCACTGCCCATACTGCGCCGGCAGGGTGCCGCTGTCTCCCAACTGGAAGCTGGCGCCTAATGGTACTGGCGTGAAGGTGGTGCCGCAGTTGGGCGATGGCCCAGGTGATGCCAGTCGCCACTGCAGCTTCGTGATCGTGGGCAGTGCTGGCGAGCAGAGTGACGGCACGGTGAAAGGCGGCGATTCCACCTGCCCCTATCCCGACTGCGGCCGGGTGATTGATGCCTCTCAGATACAGGCCCAAGCTCAGGCCGGTGACATGGGAGAGCAGTTGTATGCAGTGGTGTTCAAGCACAAGCTGCCCACCCAGTACACCAAAACCGGCAAGCCCAAGAAAGACAAGTGGGAACGTGGCTACCGAGCCCCACTCCCGGAAGACGACAACAGCGCCGCGATCGAAGCCGCCATGGCGGAGAAGTTGCCGGAGTGGGAAGCGCTGGATTGCATCCCTTCGGAGGAAATTCCCCCTGGCCACAAAACTGGGGACCATGGGGATTCTGTGGGTACTGACTTACCTCTAAAGAGAGGCGACACACACTGGTCAAAAATGTTCTCCCGCCGCCAGCTGCTCTGCCATGGCACCAGCGTGGAGATCTTCCGAGCGCTTCTGAATGAAGAATCGGCCAAGCCTGGTGGGCTCACAGAAACCGCTCGATCCGCTTTCGGCTGCATCGCCCTCGCTCTCGACAAGCTTCGCGATTACAACTCGCGGATGACGCGTTGGCACAGGAGCCGCGAAGTCATGGTCAACACTTTTGACAGTCATGACTTTGGATTCAAGTGGTCCTATGCAGAGATGGCTCCATTGATCGTGGGCCTCGGCTACGACTGGGCCTTCGGGCAGGTGGCCAAGTGCATCGGCGAGCTCACCGACCTCATCTCTCCAGACAATGGGTCGGTCGCTGACGCAGGTCCCCTGTTTTCAGCGAGTACGGCTACAGCTCAGCCCAGCTCCACAGCTCCGGTGGTGATCTCCTGCGGCTCCGGTGATTCACTGGACCACCTCGATGACGGCACGGTAGATGCGGTGGTGATGGACCCGCCCTATTACGACAACGTGATGTATGCGGAGCTGAGCGATTTCTTCTACGTGTGGCTCAAACGCACTGCTGGCCTGCTCTACCCCGAGCTGTTCATGGCGCCTCTCACCGATAAAGACAACGAAGCCGTTGCCAACCCCGCCCTACACAAGGGCAAGAAGGGCGCGAAGGCTCTCGCTGGCCTCGACTACCAGCAGAAGATGGCCGAGATTTTCGCGGAATGTCGCCGCGTCCTTAAGGATGACGGTGTGATGACCCTGATGTTCACCCACAAAGCCACGGGGGCCTGGGATGCACTGACCAAGGGCCTGATCGATGCCGGCTTTGCCATCACCGCCTCCTGGCCGATCAACACTGAGGCTGAGGGCTCGCTCCACATCAAGGACAAGTCGGCCGCCAACAGCACGATCTTTCTAGTGTGCCGCCCACGCCCTGATCAGAAGCTAGAAGACGGGGTGCAGTACTGGGAAGACCTTGAACCCCGCGTGAAGGCGGCTGTGCGCCAGCGCATCGAGCAGTTCCAGGCCGGTGGCATTCGCGGTGTTGACCTCTACCTCTCCTGTTTCGGTCCGGCCCTGGAGGAGTTCTCCCTGCACTGGCCGATCAAGCGCGGCCAGCCCAAGCCCATCGAAGAAAAAACAAAGAAGCGAGGTCGTGCTCAGCTCACCCTCGATGAACTGCTCAAGGAAGACGACCCCTACGCCGTCACCCCTGAAGACGCCCTTGATGCTGCTCGCCGTGAGGTGAAGGCCTGGCGGATGGAGAAGCTCACCTCCGGCTCTCGCCGCGCTCAGCTCGATCCGCTCACCGAGTGGTTCGTGCTGGCCTGGGATGCCTTTGAGGCGCCGCAGTTCCCGTTCGATGAAGCCCTGCGCCTCGCTCGCGTCGTGGGTCTCGACCTTGATAAAGACGTGGTGGGTGTGCTGGCCGAGAAGAAGACCAGCAACCTGATCCTTTGGGACAGCTCCACCCGCGCCACCAAAGGCAAGCTCGGCTCCCCTGATGGCACCCGCTCCTGGATCGATGCCATCCACCACTGTGCCCATCGGGCCCGCAGCATCGACCTCAACGCTGCCAAGCAGTTGCTCGATGACAACGGCCTGGCTAACAGCGCCGACTTCCTCACTGCTCTGGAGGCCGTGCTGGAGGTGCTGCCCCTCTCAGCCCGCTACACCGGCTTTGATCCGGTGAAGGCCGCTGCGCCTGCTGCCTCCGACTTCGAAGCCCTGGAGAACCTGCGTCGGCTTGCCTTAGCGGAGGAGGTGCCGGCACCGAAGCAGCTGGAAATGGTGCTCGCGGAACTGGCTGAGGTTTAG